The following proteins are co-located in the Fimbriiglobus ruber genome:
- a CDS encoding sugar phosphate isomerase/epimerase family protein, whose product MDPTLDRRNLLAYSATLGAGFLAAPAATQAADKAAPRKKYAMKKSINLWAFPYPEKMNLEQCLRLAKAAGFDGIELNYDLDNDLSPKSGPKEYAAIRQMADKIGIAISGVCSFLFWPYPLSSNDPAKRNRGIELAAKITQAAHDLGTENVLVVPGAVHIPWRTDHEPVPNDVCDKRAKDAIGKLLPLAEKLKVCLNIENIFFNGYLMTPGEMIEFVDGFKSDRLKVHFDTGNIMMYQFPEHWARQLGSRIKNVHLKEFTKKGQDYSLEAFRPLLDGTTNWPAVMEAFEETGYRGYLTFEYFHPYQHYPEALIYQTADSLDRMLGLKS is encoded by the coding sequence ATGGACCCGACTCTCGACCGGCGTAACCTGCTCGCGTATTCGGCGACCCTCGGCGCCGGCTTTCTCGCCGCTCCGGCCGCGACGCAGGCCGCGGACAAAGCCGCGCCGCGCAAGAAGTACGCGATGAAGAAGTCGATTAACCTCTGGGCCTTTCCATACCCCGAGAAGATGAATCTGGAGCAGTGCCTGCGGCTCGCGAAGGCCGCCGGGTTCGACGGCATCGAACTGAACTACGACCTCGACAACGACCTCTCGCCCAAGTCCGGCCCGAAGGAATACGCGGCCATCCGCCAGATGGCGGACAAGATCGGCATCGCGATCAGTGGCGTCTGCTCGTTCCTGTTCTGGCCGTACCCGCTGTCCAGCAACGACCCGGCCAAGCGAAATCGCGGGATCGAGCTGGCCGCGAAGATCACCCAGGCGGCACACGACCTCGGCACCGAGAACGTCCTGGTCGTCCCCGGCGCCGTTCACATCCCCTGGCGGACCGACCACGAGCCGGTGCCGAACGACGTGTGCGACAAGCGGGCGAAGGACGCGATCGGCAAACTGCTCCCGCTCGCGGAAAAGCTGAAAGTCTGCCTGAACATCGAGAACATCTTCTTCAACGGCTACCTGATGACGCCCGGCGAGATGATCGAGTTCGTCGACGGGTTCAAGTCCGACCGGCTCAAGGTACACTTCGACACCGGCAACATCATGATGTACCAGTTCCCCGAACACTGGGCCCGCCAGCTCGGGTCGCGCATCAAAAACGTCCACCTCAAGGAATTCACCAAGAAGGGTCAGGACTACTCGCTCGAAGCCTTCCGCCCGCTTCTCGACGGCACGACCAACTGGCCCGCCGTCATGGAAGCATTTGAAGAGACAGGCTACCGCGGCTATCTCACGTTTGAATACTTCCACCCTTATCAGCACTACCCCGAAGCGTTGATTTACCAGACGGCCGACTCGCTCGATCGGATGCTGGGACTGAAAAGCTAA